The genomic segment CCGTGCTTGGCATGCCGGATGGAAAGCCGCGGTGTTTCGTCATTTCAGGCAGCTTTGCCATGGTGTTTCCTTATGCTTTGCCGATCTTGTCCTGTGTCTTCGTATCGAAGTCGGACGCATCGTGGCGTTCGTGTAACTGTTCCGACGGGTCGCCATTGACCTTGTTGACCATGCGACCGCGTTTGACCGCAGGGCGCTCTGCAATCTCGTTTGCCCAGCGCTGAAGGTGCTTATAGCCCTTCACATCCAGAAAGACATCGGCCTTTGCATAGGACTGGCCCCGCGCCAGATTGCCATACCATGGCCAGACGGCAATATCCGCAATCGAATAGTCCGAACCGGCCAGATACTGGTTCTCTGCCAGATGACGGTCCAGCACGTCAAGCTGACGCTTGGCCTCCATGGCAAAACGGTCGACCGCATATTTGATGTGAATGGGCGCATAGGCATAAAAATGACCGAAACCACCACCCAGATAGGGCGCAGATGCCATTTGCCAGAACAGCCAGTTCATGGCTTCCGTGCGTGCCTTGTGCTCCCCAGGAAGAAACGCGCCAAACTTTTCCGCCAGATAAAGCAGGATAGAGCCGCTTTCGAAAACGCGGGTCGGCTCCGGGGTGGAATGGTCGACCAATGCCGGAATTTTCGAATTCGGATTGGCCTTGACGAAGTCCGAGCCGAACTGGTCGCCATCACCGATCTTGATCAGCCATGCATCATATTCGGCACCCGTGTGGCCTGCGGCCAAAAGCTCTTCCAGCATGATACCGACCTTCTGGCCGTTGGGCGTCGCCAGCGAGTAAAGCTGAAGCGGATGTTTGCCGACCGGCAATTCCTTGTCGTGGGTCGCGCCTGCAATCGGGCGATTGATGTTGGCGAACTGACCACCATTGCCCTTTTCCCACTCCCAGACGTCGGCTGGTTCGTAACCGGCGGGAAAGTTATTTTCGGGGGATTTCTCGGTCATGAAAATCTGTCCTTGTTCAACGGATCAAGCGCCAGCGTTCAGCACTCCAAAGCAATATAGGGATCAACAAAGATTTCCTCCACCACATCATCGATGAGAAAAATTCAACCTTTGGCGATGGCGTGAAAAAACGTGCCCGTGACATGCCCGCGCCTGCCACCGGATGCTCCGAGCGGTTTTCCCTGCCCATCGGCAATCTGCGCAAAGGCTTCGTCGTGACCTTGATCGATCACCCGCGCATAGTGGAACTCATGGCCACGCAGCACATCGCCAGCGCACCCGATGGGGCTATCGGCTGATATCGTCGCCTGCCGATAGCCGAGGTTCATCTTGCGTTTGGCAAAGCTGGTGGCATGCGACAACAGCCCCGTCATCTGGTGGGTCACGCCATCCGCATCCTCGATTGCGGCACCCAGCACCATGTAGCCCCCGCATTCGCCATGGACAGGCTTCGCTTCCGCAAAGCGTGCCAGACCCGACCTGAAAGTATCAGCAGCGGCAAGTTGCCCCGCAAAAAGCTCGGGATATCCCCCAGGCAGCCAGCAGACATCGCAGGAAAGGTCCGGGCCCTCATCGGCCAGCGGCGAAAAGGGCAGGATCTCGGCACCGGCTTCGCGCCAGTGACGGGCCAGATGCGGATAGAGGAACGTGAAGGCGGCATCCTGCGCCAGCGCAATCCGCTGGCCCGGTGGGGCAATGGCTGAAACGGTCGAGCCATGCGGCACGGTGACGGGTTGCGCCAAAGATAGAAGCGCATCGAGATCGATAGCCGCCTCCATGGCATCTGCCAGACGGTCAATATGCGCATCGATTTCCGGGTGCTCGCTGGCCTGCACCAGTCCCAGATGCCGTTCCGGCAGCACCAGCGACGGATCGCGCATGACGCAGCCCGCGACGGGCAAGCCGATCTTTTCGATGGCTTGCGAGCAAAGCGTGCGGTGCCGTTCACTGCCTGCGCGGTTTAGCACCACGGCGGACATCTTCACCGCAGGATCGTAATGGGCAAAGCCATGGGCGACGGCAGCGGCGGTTTGCGACTGGCCGGAAACATCCAGCACCAGAAGTACGGGGATGCCGAACAGGCGCGCCAGATCGGCGGCAGAGCCTGTTCTGTTATCCGGCACGACGATACCATCGAACAGGCCCATGGCGCTTTCGATCAACACCAGTTCCGCATCCCCTGCCTGCTGGGCAAACAGATGCCGCAGCAGATCGGGCTGCATGGCCCAGCTATCGAGATTGAGCCCCGGCGTTTTTGCCGCAAAGGCATGAAAACCCGGATCGATATAGTCAGGCCCGGTCTTGATGCCGCGCACTTTGACGCCACGCCGTGCAAAGGCCCGCAACAGCCCGATGGTGACGCTGGTCTTGCCGGAGCCGGAGCGCGGCGCACCGATGATGAGTGCGCGTGCCGTCATACCCGTCTTCCCTCATTCCTGTGCTCGTCACAGGAATCCCGCCAGCCCAAGTCCTTGGGCTGAAAAGATTCTTTCCGCCGCGCAGACGCGCGACTACTGGATTCCTGTGACAGGCACAGGAATGAGGGTGGTGGAGCGTTTCTAACGGTCTTCAAAATAAGGGCCTTAACATTTTGTCGCTGTTGTTTCCCGATGACGGCCCAACCCGTAACCGCTATAGAAACACGATGGAAACGGATGGAAAAAATCTGCGTCGCGGCTGGACGACCGGCGCTTGCGCGACGGCTGCGGCGAAAGCCGCCTGCACCGCGTTGCTGACCGGAGAGTTTCCATACCTTGTCGAGATCGAACTTCCAAGCGGCAAGCGTGTCGGCTTTTCGCTAGCCAACAGCCATCGCGGCGATGGCTTTGCCCGCGCAGGCGTCATCAAAGATGCAGGCGACGACCCTGACGTGACCCATGGCGCGCTGTTGGAAAGCACCGTGCGGCCCGGCAGACCGGGCACGGGCATTACCTTCAAGGCGGGCACGGGTGTAGGCACGGTGACCCGGCCCGGCCTTCCGCTGGCAGTCGGCGAGCCTGCCATCAACCCGGTGCCGCGCAAGATGATCGAAAAGGCCATCCACGAGGTCGCCGGAGACAATGCCGATTTCGAGGTGGAGATATCGGTGGAGGATGGCGAGAAGATCGCAGAGAAGACGCTAAATGGCAGATTGGGCATTCTCGGTGGCATTTCGATCCTCGGCACCACCGGCATCGTCATTCCCTTTTCCTGTTCCGCCTGGATTCACTCCATCTGGCGCGGCATAGACGTGGCCCGCGCCGAAAGCCTGACCCATATTCTCGGTGCCACCGGCAATGCCTCTGAAAAGGCAGGACAGGCCCTGCATGGCCTACCGGAAACGGCGCTGATCGACATGGGCGATTTCATCGGCGGCATGCTGAAATATCTGCGAACTCATCCGGTCGAAAAACTGACCATTGCCGGTGGTGTGGCCAAGATGACCAAGCTTGCCCAGGGTATGCTGGATGTTCACTCCAAGCGGGGCTTGGCGGATTTGGATGCGCTGGCGAAACTTGCGACGGAAGCGGGTGGCGATGAGGCTTTGGCCGACATCATTCGGCACGCCAACACGGTGGCGCATGCCTTCACCATGGCAGGCAGCGCAGGCATAGACCTCGGCAGCGTTGTAGCCGAGAAGGCGTGGGAAACAGCTGCCGACGCGCTCAACACGCCCGAAACGTCACTCGAAATTCTGGTCTTCGACCGGGATGGCGTGCTGAAGGGCCGCTCAGGCTTTGCGCCATCCCATCACGTCTCGGCTTTTCCTTCCGGCGAACGAAACCGCCGGACGTAATCCGTGCTGTAAAGCGCGCTTTCGCGGAAATCCTCTGAAGCCAAGCCTTTGCCGACGAAAATCAGCGCCGTGCGTTCCACAGGCTCTTCCGCGAGCTTGGCCTCGATATCGCCAAGCGTGCCGGTGATCACGCGCTCTTCCGGCCATGAGGCACGGACGACGATGACGACAGGGCAGTCAGCGCCATAAAGCGGCGTCAGTTCTTCGACCACCTGCGCAATGGCATGAATGGCAAGGTGGATGGCAAGCGTGGCGCCGGTGGCACCGAAAGCTCTCAAATTTTCACCCTCGGGCATTTTTGATGCTCGACCGGAAATACGGGTTAGGATGAGGCTTTGCGCCACTTCAGGCACCGTCAGTTCTTTTCTCAAACTGGCGGCGGCGGCGGCGAAGGAGGGAACGCCGGGGGTGACAGTGTAGTCGAGCCCGAGCCGCTCCAGTCTGCGGATTTGCTCACCCATAGCGCTCCATACAGAAAGATCGCCGGAATGCAGCCGCGCCACATCCTTGCCTTCACGCGCAGCAGCGACGAATTCAGCCTCGATCTCATCCAGCGAAAGGGCTGCGGTATCGATGATGCGTGCACCGGGTGGGCAATAGTCGATCAGGGCTTTCGGCACCAGAGAGCCCGCATAGAGGCAGACGGGGCAGGCGGCGATGAGATCGCGCCCGCGCACGGTGATCAGGTCTGCGGCACCGGGGCCAGCACCGATAAAATGAACCGTCATGGTTGGTCTCCTGACACGGCAATCGCAATGGTAATATCGCCCAGCACCGAACGCGGCGCGATGAGCTTTGAATTCGGGCCACAGGCGGCAAGCGCCGACGCTTCGCTGAGACTTGGGGAGCCGGAATGCTTCAGGCTGGTTTCAGAGCGCGTGACCGTGCGTTCGCCCGCAGCTTCGAAATCCGCCTGCGCTACCACGACGAAGGCCATGCCCAAACGTGTCGCTGCCTCCAGCAAACCCGGTTCATCGTCCTTGATCGGCGCTGTCGCGATGAAGTCGATCTTCACGTGATGGGCGAGGGCGACCTCGTGCAACGCGGCCATGATGGCATCTGCGCCAACGCCCTTGCGACATCCGATACCGGCAACGATCATGGCTTGACCCACGACCATTGCGTCACCGGCATCGATGGCCGCCAGCCCTGCATGGTGCCAACAGGCGACGCACGCGCCACCTCGAGCCGGATCAACGAACCACCAAGCCGGGCTTGTGCGGCAAGCAGAACCGCTTCCATTTCGAGCGTCACCGCATTTGCGACCAGCCGGCCACCGGATTTGAGCGCGGCAATGGCACCGTCCAGCACGCCGTCTTCACTGCCCCCACCACCGATGAAAATCGCATCCGGTGCTGGCAGGCCTTCGAAAGCATCCGGCGCTGTCCCGATCACCACCTCGAGACCCGGCACGCCGAAGGTCTCGGCGTTGCGACTGGCCCGTTCGGCACGCTCCGGGTGTTGCTCGATGGCGATGGCGCGGAGGGAAGGGTGCGCCAGCATCCATTCGATGCCGATCGAACCCGACCCGGCACCGATATCCCACAGCAATTCGCCATGACGTGGCGACAGGGATGAGAGCGTAACCGCGCGGATTTCCCGCTTGGTGATCTGGCCGTCATGTTCGAAAAGCGCGTCGTCCAGCCCCTGCGCATAGCTGAGCACGCGTGATGTCTCGTCGGCGATGACCTCGATGGCCAAAACATTGAGCGGGTCGATATCTTCGAAGGAAAAACGCTTTGCCTCTGCGCTGCGCACCCGCTGATGCGGTCCACCCAAGGCTTCTAGCAGCGTGAAACAGGAGCGCCCAAAACCTGCCTCCGACACGAGCGCTGCCAGCAGGGCAGGGGCGCTTTCATCCGACGTCAGCGCGATGAGCTTTGCGCCGGGGTGAAGATGCGGGCGAATGAGATCGATGGAGCGGCCATGCAACGACACGCAGGTCACATCCTGCAAGGCCCAGCCCAGCCGCGATGCGGCGAGCGAAAAGGCAGACGGGGCCGGGTAGGAGATAGTCTCCTCCGCTGCAATATGCCTCAACAGCGTTACACCGACGCCGTAATGGAAGGGATCGCCGGAGGCGAGCACGCAGACCTTGCGTCCCCGCAGCGCCACGACGTCGGTCATTGCGCTATCGAAGGGCGCAGGCCATGGCCGCGCGTCTCCACGAATAGCGTCTTTTGCCAGCGCCATATGCCGCTTGCCGCCGAAGACGAACTCGGCATTCTCGATGGCTGCGCGCGCAGCACTGCCCAGCCCCGATAGTCCGTCTTCGCCGATACCGACGATAGAAAGCCAGGGCGTTACCGTCTTTTCGGTGGATGAAGCGGGCAATCCCGCATATTCAGAGACCATGACACGCTCCATACTCATTCTTGGCGGCACGGCGGATGCCCGTATCCTGGCTGGCAAACTGGCTGATGAATCCGGCTACCGTATTTTGCTGTCCATGGCGGGCCGCACCCGTGATCCCGTGGCTCAGCCGGTGCCGATGCGCAGCGGTGGCTTTGGTGGCGCGAGGGGGCTGGCGCGTTTCATCGAGGACAATGCCTTCGATATGCTGGTCGATGCCACTCATCCATATGCCGCGCGCATTTCCGCCAATGCGGTCAAAGCCGCAGGTATGGCCAGGGTGCCGCTGGTTGCATTGGAGCGTCCGGCGTGGGTGAGGATGGCGGGAGACGATTGGCGCGAGGTGCCCGATGTCGACAGTGCCGTGACCGCTCTCGGACAGAAAAGGTGCAAGGCGTTTCTGGCCCTTGGTCGTCAGGAACTTCTGCCTTTCGAGGCGGCACCACAGCACCACTATCTCATTCGCAGCGTCGATCCCGTCGAGCCGCCGCTTATCGTGCCCGATGCGCGTTACATCACGGCCCGTGGCCCCTTTGCTCTCATTGATGAAATCGCCATGTTGCGCGACAATGGCATTGAGGCGGTGGTTTGCAAGAACTCCGGCGGGGCGGCGGCGTACGGCAAGATCGAGGCGGCACGGCAGTTGGGCATTCCCGTCATCATGATCGCACGTCCCGCGCATCCGTATGGTGATACGGTCGCCGATATCGACACTGCGCTCAGCGCCATCCGTCATCAGCTTTCCCTTTTGGACGAGCGTGGCGAATAGACGATCGGTGCTTGGCCATCGCGCTCGATCAACCGTGTCTCCACAGAACCGACGATGATACAGGTCGCCATATCGGCCATATCGCTCGCGGCTTGTCCCAGCGGCACCACGCGCATGCGCTCGTCGGCACGGCCTGCTGCGCGCCCGAAAATAACGGGCACGGTTTCAGGCAGATGGGCGCGCAGCACATCAAACGCCGTCGCCAGTTGGTGAGGCCGAGCCTTGCTGACGGGATTGTAGAAGGCCATGACAAATCCGGCCTCAGCCGCAGCAATCAATCTTTTTTCGATTAGGGACCATGGCTTGAGATTGTCAGACAGAGAAATAGCGCAGAAATCATGCCCCAGAGGCGCACCCGCACGTGCCGCCACCGCCAGCATGGCCGTGACGCCGGGAACGACGTGGAAGTCGATATCGCGCCATTCGACGGGGCCGTTCTCGATGGCCTCGCAGACGGCAGCGGCCATGGCGAACACACCGGGATCACCGCCAGAGACGACGCAGACCTTGCCACCGGAAGCCGCGATGGTCAGCGCAGCCTGCGCGCGGGAAAGCTCTTCGCGGTTGTCCGAGGCGTGACGGCGTTGATGGGCCCCAAGCGCCAGACGGTCGAGATAGGGAATATAGCCGAAGAAATCTTCCGCCTCACGCACTGCGGCGTGTGCTTCCGGCGTGATCTGGTCCGGGCTACCCGGCCCAAGCCCGACAACCGTCAACCGCCCGCTCATGCCGTTTCACCGACGGGTCGATCTTTCCAGCCGGGAACGAGGACCAGCGAGAAATAGGGCGCGGGCGATGCATCGCGTTCAATGAGCCTGATGGCATGGCCGTTTTCCATCGTACCGCGTTCGACGTAAAGCGCACTGTGCAACTTGCCCGCTCTTTCCAGAGCCCGGCAAATTTTCGGCAGGTTCCGCCCGACCTTCATGATGACGGCGCCATCGGTGCCGGACAGACGTTCGGTCAATGTTTCCTCGCCCAGCGTCCCCGGCAATACACTCAAGATGTCGTCGCCCTGCACGAGCGGCAGACCCGCCATGGACCAGCAACCGGACATGGCGGTGATACCGGCGACAACTTCTGCAGGGTAGGCAGGGGCCAGCCGCAGATGGAGGTGCATATAGGAGCCGTAAAACAGCGGATCCCCCTCCGATAGCACCGCGACGCTGCGCCCGGCATCCAGATGGACGGCGATATCACGAGCCGATTGATCAAAGAAGGCGGCGATGGCGCCTCTGTAATCGTCTCCATTCTTGTCGCTTTCGACGGTAACGGGGTAGACCAGCGGCATTTCCAGCGTGCCGGGGCGGATGAAGCTTTCGACGATGCCGCGCCCGTTGCCCTTGCTGCCCTTCTTGCAAAAGAAGGCAACGACATCAGCATTTTCAATGGCGCGCACCGCTTTCAGCGTGAGAAGCTCAGGATCGCCGGGACCTGTGCCGACGCCGATCAGCTTGCCCTTCAGCACCGGCTGCGCTGCTGGATCGAACAAGGCCGCACTCATAGTCCGGCCCTCGCAATGGCATTGATGGCAGCCGCAGTCATGGCAGAACCACCCAGGCGGCCCTTGACGATGGCATAGGGAATGCCGAGCGGACTTTCCTCCAGCGCATCCTTGGATTCCGCCGCGCCGACGAAACCAACCGGCATGCCGATAATGGCGGCGGGGCGGGGAGCGCCTCGCTCCAGCATTTCCAAGAGATAAAACAGCGCTGTCGGCGCATTGCCGATGGCAACGAGCGCGCCGTCCATCTGATCGACCCAGAGATCGAGTGCAGCGGCAGACCGGGTATTGCCGATCTGCTTTGCAAGGTCCGGCGTGCGCAGATCGCGCAGCGTGCAGATCACCGGATTGCCAGCGGGCAACCGCGCATGCGTGACCCCATGCGCCACCATATTGGCATCGCACAGGATCGGCTTGCCAGCCAGAAGCGCGCCACGTGCGGCATCCACGAAGTCAGGCGAAAAGCGGAAGTGCTGCGCGGCTTCCACCTGTCCACAGGCATGGATCATCCTGATAGCGATATCGGCCTGATCCGGCGTGAAAGCCGACAGGTCCGCCTCTTCGCGGATCATCGCAAAGGAGCGCTCATAGATCGCGTTGCCATCGCGGATATAGTCGTATTCAGTCATCTCGTATCCTGTCGGAGCGCCGCGACGATCCGCTCCTTGCCGAGACGGGCAAGCAGGGTGCGGGCATTTTCTCCGGGCTTATGTTCTTTTTCATATAATCGGGCAAGCCGCGAAAGCACCGCCTTGCGGTCGGCAAGCGGCAAAACCGCCTGCGGTGTGTCGGAAACGCGACCTGAATGGGTAAAGGCCAGCCCTTCAGACGAGCCCGCAAAGGCCAGCGTGGCAGGCGATGGATGCGCACAGCCCTTGCAGCAGCCTGAAAGATGCAGCGTGAACGAGCCATCCAGCAAGGACGCACAGTCTGTCGCTGCATGTTCCGCCAGGTCTCGCGTGGAGATAAACCCCGAAGCGCAGGCCGGTTTTCCAGCGCAGACGGCGATGGAAGAGCGCGGATCGTCGGCACCGGTCACAAAACCGGCGTCACGCGCATGATCGAGAAGAGCCCGGCATGCATCATCACTGCCGGTGAAAAACAGGGCATGTGCTGGCCCGGGCCGCAAACGCTGTAGTCCCAATATCGAAGCATGGCGGCAAAGGGCAGAGAGCACGTCTGCGCCGATTTGCCCGAAGGCGGGCGCAAGAACTGCTGCAAACACATCGTCCGAGAGGCGCATCAAACCATAGGGACGTGCGTCGTTATGAACGGTGGGGGTGCGGTTTTCCGCCTTCTCCCCGCCGGGGAGAAGGTCGCGGCAGCGGGATGAGGGGGCGAGGGTAAATGGATACGGAGAGTCGAGCAATCTACCCGCACACACGGCCCGTACCTGTTCAATATCCAGGTCACGACCGCGCGTACCAGAACCCCTTTCAGCAAGGCGCATCAGAAGATCGATCACACTATCAGCAGCATCTTCGGTCCGCAGCAACCCCGCCCGCAACGCCTTGTCTTCGGAACCACCCAACATGAGTTGCCAAAACACGTCATCGCCGACACGAGTGGCCTTCAACCGGATATCCGCAAGCAGATCACCCATGTCCACAAGACCACCGCCATCGACAATGACGGACATCTTTGCAGCCAACTTCTCATGCAGCTGAAGCGCATCCGCTCGCCCGCATATCCGGCTGACGATGTCGCGTGTATCGGCAAGTTCCGTTTGGTCGATCCCTGTCAGCGGCGATGTTTCCACCGTCAGCCCTTGCCGCAACGGCAGATGAAGAGCGAGAACATCGCGTTCCAGAGCCTTTGCACTTTCAGCCGTCAGGCCGCGAAATTGGAGCCCGCCGCGCGCGGTGATGTCGATCAGCCCGTTGCCGTACTCAATTGCGAGGGCGCACAGCGCCTCCAGATCAGAGGGCGAGATAGGATTCGTGAAGGCGATGCGCGATAAAAGCCCGTCACCCGTCTGCATCGGAGCCGACAGGGCAGGGCAAACGCCGCGGCGCGTGAAAGGCTGGACATCCACAGGGCCGAAAGCACTCATGCCTCTACCCTCGCGGATTTCGGCGCAATGAGCATTTCCAGCTCTGCATCCACGGCATTGCGGCGGCTGTGCCAGAGGCCGCGGCGGCGGGCAGAGAGAAAACGCTGCGCCATCACCTCTGCTGCCTGCGGGTTTTCTCGCAGAATGAAATCGCGGACGTTTTCATCGCCGAAATAGGCATCATACAGTGCTTCGATCAGGGAGGACGATACGGCGTGTGTGGTCTCTGCAAAGCCAATCAGCCTGTCCACCGTCTCGGCAAATTCCGCAGCGCCGCGCGGCCCATGCCGCATCTGCCCGGCAATGAAGCGCGGATTGATGGCGCGGGCGCGCACCACGCGGTTAACGGCCTGTGCAATGGAACGGGCGCGGGGACGCGCGGGATCTGTCGTATCGAGCGCCACGACATCGGCGGATTGCCCAAGGGCTGCCTTGGCTGCCGCAAAGCCGCCGATAAAGGCGACGTCTGACGAGCCGTCCAGCAGGTCGCGCCCGGGATCGTCCCCCGTGTGAACCAGAAGATCGGCCTTTTCCACCTGGCCTGAAAAGCTGGCATCAGCGGAAACACCAAGCCCATCCGCCCCGCCAAAAGCATGGCTTGCGGCATCCAGATAGATCTGGCCCAGCTCTTCGCGCTCATCCCAGCGCCCGTTCGCCAGCTTTTCCTCGATGCCAGCGCCATAGGTGCCGGGTGCCGAACCGAAAATGCGGGCGGGGATATGGCCGAGGCAGGCAGCCTCTTCGCCCAAGGGGTTATCGCCCGGTGATTCTTCACGGCGCGCAATGGCTTTTGCGGCAGCGTCGAGCAGAGCAATCAGCGCCGGAAACATATCGCGGAACAGGCCGGAAATGCGGAATGTCACATCCACGCGGGGCCGTCCCAAAGCCGCAGGCGGCAGCACTTCGATGCCGGTTACGCGGCCCGTGCCTTGATCATAGATCGGGCGAGCGCCCATCAAATGCAGCGCCTGGCCGACATCTTCGCCGCCATTGCGCAAAGATGCCGAACCCCAGAGGTCGAACACAATATTCTTCGGCCAATCGCCGTGGCTTTGCAGATGGTGCCGTAGGACTTCTTCACCCGCCATGCGGCCCAGCTCGAAAGCGGTCGGGGTCGGCATGGTGCGCGGGTCGGCAGCGTAAAGATTACGCCCCGTCGGCAACACGTCCAGCCGCCCGCGCGCTGGCGCACCAGATGGGCCGGGCGAAATATGCTGCCCATTGAGAGCAGCCAGCAAAGACGCTTTTTCCGCTAGCGCGCTGTCGCGCCTGAGGACATCAGGCTCATCGTCAGCGCAGCGGCCAAACACATGCTGGCCATCCTTGATCGCGAAATCCTTGAGATCGCAGAGAAACGCATCGATGCGTGACAGCGCCGTATCGGCATCGTCCTGCGTGTCGATACCGGCATCGGCTGCTAATCCCGTTTCCTGTGCCTTTTCGACGATCAGTTTGGCCAGACGGTCGCGGCGGCGACGGTCCAGCCCATCGGCCTGCGCATATTCATCGACAAGCTGTTCCAGCGCCATCTGCTCTGGCGAAAGCCCGGCATCGACCAACACAGGCGGAATGTGCCCGATGGTCACAGCCGCGATGCGCCGCTTCGCAACTGCGGCCTCCCCGGGATTGGAGACGATGAAGGGATAGATCACGGGCAGTGAGCCGGTGACGATTTCGGGGAAACAGGCTTGCGACAGCGCAACCGTCTTGCCGGGCAGCCATTCCAGCGTGCCATGAGCGCCGACGTGGATGATGGCATGCGCCCCGAGGCTCTGCCGCATCCAGGCCCCGAACGCGACCAGCGCATGCCGAGGCGGCAAGGCCGGGTCGTGATAATCCACCCGCCGATCTTCGTTCCGACCACGATCCGGCGCAAGAGCGACTGTTACGGAACCGAATCGAGCGGCGCGGAAATGGAAGACGCCCCCTGTCACAGCATCATCTGCCTCGGCATCACCCCATGTTTCACCCAAAGCCAGATTGGCGGCTTGGGGCAGGGCGCTGCGAAACGCTGAATACTCCGCCAGCCCGAAAGCAGCCGTCTCGCTTTCAACGCGGTCGAGCAAAGCCCGAGGCGTTTCGGGAATATCGCCCACCGCATAACCGGCATCGCGCAGATCGTGCAGCATCTCCAGAACACTCTGCGGCACATCGAGACCCACCGCATAACCGGTGCGACCCGGTGCGGCGCCCGGATAATCCGGCATAAGAATAACAAGCTGCCGCTCAGATGGATCTGCGTTTTTCAGCCGCAGAAAAGCAGAGATGCGTTCAGCGACCTGTTCGACGCGATCAGGTTCCGGACAATGCACCAGCCCGCGCCCACCTTCAGGGTCAGGCTGTTTGAAGGAGATCGCCCCGGCGAGAATACGACCGTCCAGCTCCGGCAACACCACATGCATGGCAAGATCGGACGGGTTGAGGCCGCGCATATTGTCCGCCCAGCCATCGCGGCGGGTGGTGGCCATGATCACCTGAAAGGTCGCGACACCCAACCGGTCGAACAGGCTCTTGCCATCGTCGTCCGAATGGCTGGCAAAGGCCGTGGCTGCAATCATCGCGGCTGGCTTCAAAGTGACAAGCGTGTCTTCCAGAAACCGGATAGCGTCTGCGTCTTTCAAACCGCTGACGAAGATCGGCAGCGGCGAAAATCCGCGTAAGTGCAAGGCGTCGTAAAGCGCATCGATGGGGGCGACGTCAGCCGCCATCATCATGGAACGGTAAAACAGTATAGGAACAAAGGGCATGCAGCCTTCACGGCCATCCAGCGCTGCCGGAAGGTCAACAACGCCTTCGCCAGGCTGATAAAACCCGCATTTGGGCAAAGGTTCAGCGACGACATCCGGCCAGGCGTCTTCCCGCGCAAACGCAGCAAGCAATCTCGCAACCCGCTCCATATTCTCCGGCCCGCCTTCGCGGAAGAAAGAGAGAATCGTGGACTGTGTCGGCAGATCGACAGTGGACGCGATTTCTAATTTTTCATCGCGTTCGCTGCATTCGCCGGGCAGAAGCACGAGCTTGATACCACGCCGACGCGCCATTCTCGACAACTCGTCCACGCCATAACGCCAACGATCGGCGCCGCCGAGAATCCGGATAAGGATCAGCTTGGCGTATTCCGCCGTCTTTTCGATCCACAGATCGACCGACATGGGATGGCGAAGTTCGGAGAGGTTGGCGGACACAAAGGACACTGAACCATCCGTGCTGCGTTGCCATCCGCGCTCCAGCCCGCCCAGATCGCTGGCCGAAAAAGACAGCACTACCACATCCGCCTGACCCTGATTGAGATCAACCGGCTCGATCAGGTCGTCCAGAGACGAGGATGTGGTGGCGAGGATGTGCATGGATCAGGCAGCCAGCATCCGCTCGATTTTCGCGCGGTCGAGACCTTTCTCACCGATAACGACCAAACGGCTGCGGCGCACCTCGCCTGC from the Agrobacterium vaccinii genome contains:
- the cobN gene encoding cobaltochelatase subunit CobN produces the protein MHILATTSSSLDDLIEPVDLNQGQADVVVLSFSASDLGGLERGWQRSTDGSVSFVSANLSELRHPMSVDLWIEKTAEYAKLILIRILGGADRWRYGVDELSRMARRRGIKLVLLPGECSERDEKLEIASTVDLPTQSTILSFFREGGPENMERVARLLAAFAREDAWPDVVAEPLPKCGFYQPGEGVVDLPAALDGREGCMPFVPILFYRSMMMAADVAPIDALYDALHLRGFSPLPIFVSGLKDADAIRFLEDTLVTLKPAAMIAATAFASHSDDDGKSLFDRLGVATFQVIMATTRRDGWADNMRGLNPSDLAMHVVLPELDGRILAGAISFKQPDPEGGRGLVHCPEPDRVEQVAERISAFLRLKNADPSERQLVILMPDYPGAAPGRTGYAVGLDVPQSVLEMLHDLRDAGYAVGDIPETPRALLDRVESETAAFGLAEYSAFRSALPQAANLALGETWGDAEADDAVTGGVFHFRAARFGSVTVALAPDRGRNEDRRVDYHDPALPPRHALVAFGAWMRQSLGAHAIIHVGAHGTLEWLPGKTVALSQACFPEIVTGSLPVIYPFIVSNPGEAAVAKRRIAAVTIGHIPPVLVDAGLSPEQMALEQLVDEYAQADGLDRRRRDRLAKLIVEKAQETGLAADAGIDTQDDADTALSRIDAFLCDLKDFAIKDGQHVFGRCADDEPDVLRRDSALAEKASLLAALNGQHISPGPSGAPARGRLDVLPTGRNLYAADPRTMPTPTAFELGRMAGEEVLRHHLQSHGDWPKNIVFDLWGSASLRNGGEDVGQALHLMGARPIYDQGTGRVTGIEVLPPAALGRPRVDVTFRISGLFRDMFPALIALLDAAAKAIARREESPGDNPLGEEAACLGHIPARIFGSAPGTYGAGIEEKLANGRWDEREELGQIYLDAASHAFGGADGLGVSADASFSGQVEKADLLVHTGDDPGRDLLDGSSDVAFIGGFAAAKAALGQSADVVALDTTDPARPRARSIAQAVNRVVRARAINPRFIAGQMRHGPRGAAEFAETVDRLIGFAETTHAVSSSLIEALYDAYFGDENVRDFILRENPQAAEVMAQRFLSARRRGLWHSRRNAVDAELEMLIAPKSARVEA